Proteins encoded by one window of candidate division KSB1 bacterium:
- a CDS encoding STAS domain-containing protein produces the protein MVKFVEEKIESQPVFYLEGKIMGRSDSLRLRDRLKVLISSGEKNIILDFSKIIRINSPGMGILLSCVTSIRKKGGDFHFVALPERVATYFKITKLDTVLKIYSNTDLVLKSIVSN, from the coding sequence ATGGTCAAATTCGTTGAGGAGAAAATTGAAAGCCAACCCGTTTTTTACCTGGAAGGCAAAATTATGGGTAGAAGTGATTCTTTGCGTCTTCGTGACCGGCTGAAAGTTCTCATCTCTTCAGGTGAAAAGAATATCATATTAGATTTCAGTAAAATTATACGGATTAATAGTCCGGGAATGGGAATCTTGCTTTCATGTGTGACCAGTATTCGAAAAAAAGGCGGTGATTTCCATTTCGTAGCCCTGCCGGAGCGAGTGGCTACCTATTTCAAAATAACTAAACTCGATACGGTTTTAAAGATTTATTCAAATACCGATCTTGTTTTAAAAAGTATAGTGTCGAACTAA